The stretch of DNA TTTTTATGGGCTCGCCAGCGCCACTCTGATTGCCATGTACAACTACGGCGGGTACAACAACATTACTTATTTGGGAGCAGAAGTTAAAAAGCCGGCAAAAAACATTCCTCGTGCGATTGTCTTATCGGTACTGCTGGTTGCGGTGCTTTATCTGATTATGAGCGTCACTATCATCGGAACCATTCCCTGGAGAGACGCGGCGGTCTCGCACGCGGTGGTTTCAGAATTCATCGGCAAGTTATACGGATCGCGTGCGGCAGCGTTTATGACGGTGCTAATCCTGGCTGCGACTCTGGGTGGAATCTTTACCATGACTCTCGGATACTCGCGGATTCTCTACGCAGCCGGAGCTGAAGGAAATTTCTTTAGCGTCTTTGGCCGGGTCCATCCAAAAGGACACTTTCCCACTGTGGCACTGGTTGCAATCAGTCTACTGGCTGTCCCGCTCTGCTGGCTATCGCTGGAGCGCCTGGTGTCGGCCTTGATGATCACGCAGATCATTTTCCAGTTCATCCCCCAGATTCTGGCGTTGTTCGCCATTAGGCGATATCGAAAGGATATTCCGCGTCCTTACACGATGTGGCTCTTTCCCGTTCCGGCACTCATCGCACTGGTCGGGTGGATTTACGTCGCTTCCACTCCTGACCAGCGCCAGTACGTTGGGAGTGCGCTCGTTCTGCTAGTTCTAGGATTGGGAGCGTTTCTCTTACGAGCTCGGGCACTCAGGTCTTGGCCGCTGAAAGAACG from Terriglobales bacterium encodes:
- a CDS encoding APC family permease, with amino-acid sequence MADNSTPHLPHEVARASDKLVRGMGVTQSVAVNMLGMIGIGPFITIGIILSAMGGPQAILGWFLGAIFSICDGMVYAELGAAMPGAGGAYIYFREAFGPHTWGRLVSFLFLWETIFAAPLSISAACVGFAEYSHFFFPGLTHFGVGALAGFISLLIAFLLYRPIKTVGRLSVIMLVIVLCAMFWVISAGLIHMNSRMAFDFPSGAFHLSKMFFYGLASATLIAMYNYGGYNNITYLGAEVKKPAKNIPRAIVLSVLLVAVLYLIMSVTIIGTIPWRDAAVSHAVVSEFIGKLYGSRAAAFMTVLILAATLGGIFTMTLGYSRILYAAGAEGNFFSVFGRVHPKGHFPTVALVAISLLAVPLCWLSLERLVSALMITQIIFQFIPQILALFAIRRYRKDIPRPYTMWLFPVPALIALVGWIYVASTPDQRQYVGSALVLLVLGLGAFLLRARALRSWPLKERVHNRSTSAV